Part of the Bacteroidales bacterium genome is shown below.
GCAACTTCATTAAGATACAGCCCTCCCTGAATTTTTTTACAAATATTTGATCAGGCTTCTACCTCGGCTGTTCTGATCTCTTTAATAATTTCCGTCCCTCGGTAAATGGCCTTTTCATTTATGGGTATCAGGTGCTGATATCTTTCGGGAAGGGATTTTTTGAGACCTTCCACGGCATTTTCCAGTTTAACAATTGGCTTTACTTTCAGGAATCCCCCCATTACGATCATGTTAAAGGTTTTGTTTGTTTCCATCCTGGAAGCTTCAGCGGCTGCATCCACGCGATATATATTGATGTCTGTTCGCTGCGGATGTCTGGTAATTCCGTTGCCATCATAAATCAGGTAACCTCCTGGTTTTACATCCTTTTCAAATTTATCCATCGATTGTTGATTGAGTATGATGGCCGTATCGAACTTGCTCAGGATGGGGGAGCTTATTCTTTCGTCACTGATAATTACGGTTACATTGGCCGTACCTCCCCGCATTTCGGGGCCATAGGAGGGCATCCATGTAACTTCTTTTCCCTGAACAATACCGGCATAGCACAGAATTTTCCCCATAGAAAGCACTCCCTGTCCACCAAATCCGGCTATTATGATTTCTTCGTTCATTGTTCTGTGTTTTATTGTATTTTACCTTTAATCATTTTTGAGCATCCGGAGACTTCAGATCCCCGAGCGGATAAAACGGCAGCATATTTTCTTCCAGCCACTTGTTGGCATCGTTTGGAGACATTTTCCAGCCTGAATTGCAGTTAGAAACAATTTCTATAAACGAGAGTCCCATTTCCTGCTTTTGAAATTCAAAGGCTTTTTTAATGGCTTTTTTTGTTTTACGTACATAAGCGGGTTTATGAACCGCCTGTCTTGAAACAAAGCAAGTGCCCGGCAGTTCGGCTACCAGTTCGGTTATTTTTAAAGGGTTTCCCATTTGTTTCACATTTCTGCCGTAGGGGGTGGTGGAGGATTTCATATGTTCCAGTGTGGTTGGAGCCATCTGGCCTCCCGTCATTCCATATATTCCGTTGTTAATAAATATGATGGTAATGTTTTCACCCCTGTTGCAGGAATGAATGGTCTCTGCAGTACCTATGGCCGCCAAATCACCGTCTCCCTGGTAAGTGAAAACATATTTGTCCGGCATGGTTCTTTTGATCCCGGTCCCTACTGCCGGGGCCCTGCCATGTGCAGCCTCATGCATATCGATATCCATATAATGATAAGCCAATACCGAACAACCAACGGGTGCAATACCAATGGTTTTTTCCTGAATACCCAGCTCTTCAACAACTTCCATGAGAAGGCGGTGTACAACACCATGTCCGCAGCCAGGGCAGTAATGGAAAACATTGTCGGTTAATAGCTTGGTTCGGTCAAAAACCAGATTTTCTGTTTTAATAATATCTTCTTTTTTAACGTTTTGTTCAGCCATTTTATTCACCTCCTATAATTTTTTCTTTTAAAGCATTGAGAGCCTCTTCGGTTGAAGGTACGATACCTCCCATCCGGCCATACCATGCTACCGGTACTTTCCCTTCTACTGCCAGTCTGATATCCTCTACCATTTGTCCTGCGCTCATTTCTACAGAAAGTATCCCTTTTACCTGGTCGGCCAGTTCATTAAGCCGTTTGCCGGGAAAAGGAAACAGGGTAATGGGTCTGAGCAGTCCCAGCTTCAATCCCTCTTTCCTGGCTACTTGCACACTTTTTTGACAGATTCTTGCTGATGTGCCGTATGACACCATTAGGTATTCCGCGTCTTCGCACTGAAACTCTTCATAACGTACCTCCTTTTCTTCGATCTGTCTGTATTTTTCAATCAGCCTCATGTTGAACTCTTCCATCTTTGCTGATTCCAGTTTAAGAGAAGTGATGACGTTTTTCTCTCTGTCTTTTGTTTTGCCGGTTGTAGCCCACGGATATCGCTCCTTAATCTGTGCTTCAGTCAACCGGGGTTTCTCTTCACCAATTTCCACCTTTTCCATCATCTGGCCGATGGCACCATCGGATAGGATCATGGTAGGGTTTCTGTATTTGAAAGCCAGATCAAATCCCATCTCTACAAAATCATACATTTCCTGAACAGAAGAAGGGGCCAGTACAATCAAATGATAATCGCCGTGACCCCCACCTTTCACGCTTTGAAAATAATCCGACTGGGAAGGTTGTATGGTTCCCAGGCCCGGACCTCCCCGAACAACATTAAGAATCAGACAGGGAAGTTCTGCTCCTGCAATATAGGAGATTCCCTCCTGTTTGAGGCTAATACCGGGGCTTGATGAAGAAGTCATAACCTTTTTGCCACAACCTGCAGCGCCATAAACCATATTGATCGCAGCAATTTCGCTTTCTGCCTGAAGCAGGGTCATACCGGTTCTTTCTTCAGGCTTTTGGGCGGCAAGATATTCCATGACTTCCGATTGCGGAGTGATAGGATATCCGAAATAACCGTCGGCACCTGAGCGGATAGCTGCTTCAGCTATTGCTTCATTGCCTTTCATTAATCTTAGCTCTCCCATTATTTTGTGATTTTAATACTTTAACTATTGTTTGCCTATAAAGTCAAAGAGATTTGAAAGAGTCTCGTCTAGAATGTTCGCTGGCAAGGCTTGCGAGTTTTGAATGCCAGGAGTTTACTTGATGTAATCGACTGGCATGAAAAACGAGCGTAACGCAGCCAGCGGATATTATAGACAGACTCTAACTATACACTTACTTTCTTTCTATATACCCGGATTACGGCATCGGGGCATACCAAAGCACAGTTCATACATCCTGTACATGCCTCGGGATTTTTCATGTAGGCATAATGAAAACCCTTACCGTTGACTTCCTCTGCCAGGTCTATGACATCGAAAGGACAAGCAGGGAGGCACACCGCGCATCCTTTGCACCGCTCTGTATCAACAGTAATT
Proteins encoded:
- a CDS encoding 2-oxoglutarate oxidoreductase, which codes for MAEQNVKKEDIIKTENLVFDRTKLLTDNVFHYCPGCGHGVVHRLLMEVVEELGIQEKTIGIAPVGCSVLAYHYMDIDMHEAAHGRAPAVGTGIKRTMPDKYVFTYQGDGDLAAIGTAETIHSCNRGENITIIFINNGIYGMTGGQMAPTTLEHMKSSTTPYGRNVKQMGNPLKITELVAELPGTCFVSRQAVHKPAYVRKTKKAIKKAFEFQKQEMGLSFIEIVSNCNSGWKMSPNDANKWLEENMLPFYPLGDLKSPDAQK
- a CDS encoding 3-methyl-2-oxobutanoate dehydrogenase subunit VorB, with translation MMGELRLMKGNEAIAEAAIRSGADGYFGYPITPQSEVMEYLAAQKPEERTGMTLLQAESEIAAINMVYGAAGCGKKVMTSSSSPGISLKQEGISYIAGAELPCLILNVVRGGPGLGTIQPSQSDYFQSVKGGGHGDYHLIVLAPSSVQEMYDFVEMGFDLAFKYRNPTMILSDGAIGQMMEKVEIGEEKPRLTEAQIKERYPWATTGKTKDREKNVITSLKLESAKMEEFNMRLIEKYRQIEEKEVRYEEFQCEDAEYLMVSYGTSARICQKSVQVARKEGLKLGLLRPITLFPFPGKRLNELADQVKGILSVEMSAGQMVEDIRLAVEGKVPVAWYGRMGGIVPSTEEALNALKEKIIGGE
- a CDS encoding 2-oxoacid:acceptor oxidoreductase family protein, coding for MNEEIIIAGFGGQGVLSMGKILCYAGIVQGKEVTWMPSYGPEMRGGTANVTVIISDERISSPILSKFDTAIILNQQSMDKFEKDVKPGGYLIYDGNGITRHPQRTDINIYRVDAAAEASRMETNKTFNMIVMGGFLKVKPIVKLENAVEGLKKSLPERYQHLIPINEKAIYRGTEIIKEIRTAEVEA
- a CDS encoding ferredoxin family protein → MAKVTGKITVDTERCKGCAVCLPACPFDVIDLAEEVNGKGFHYAYMKNPEACTGCMNCALVCPDAVIRVYRKKVSV